A window of Streptomyces sp. SAI-127 contains these coding sequences:
- a CDS encoding MFS transporter, translating into MGAAMRRIHVGNALSAFGLGFTVPYLYVYVAQVRGLGAMTAGLVLAVFAVAALIVLPFAGRAIVRRGPLPVLLVALITAALGALSLGLAGQAATVLLSAAALGAGQAVMQPALATMIVDCSTSETRSRAFATQFFLQNLGLGVGGLIGGHLVDTSSATSFTMLFAIEAAVFLLLVVVMATLRLPHAPRIEGAPTRSAKGSWKQLLGNRAMVQLCVLGFVLFFACYGQFESGLSAYGVEAARISPSAMGTALAANTAMIVVAQFAVLKFVERRRRSRVIAAVGIIWSVAWIVAGYAGLGHGSREMATAAFVSTYALFGLGEAMLSPTVAPLVADLAPEGMAGQYNSAFALVKQLALAVGPAVGGPMGASLHAPYIVTFLLFSLGITYLAVRLGRQLTPVQNQPSLRKSRVVAQGGATSKSVAA; encoded by the coding sequence ATGGGCGCAGCGATGCGCCGGATCCACGTGGGCAACGCACTCAGCGCGTTCGGGCTCGGTTTCACCGTGCCCTACCTGTACGTCTATGTGGCGCAGGTGCGCGGGCTGGGGGCCATGACGGCGGGGCTGGTCCTCGCAGTCTTCGCCGTGGCGGCACTGATCGTGCTGCCGTTCGCCGGACGGGCCATCGTCCGCCGGGGCCCGCTTCCGGTGCTGCTCGTCGCCCTGATCACGGCCGCGCTCGGGGCGCTGAGTCTCGGACTCGCGGGCCAAGCGGCGACGGTGCTGCTGTCGGCGGCCGCGCTCGGGGCCGGTCAGGCCGTCATGCAGCCGGCGCTGGCGACGATGATCGTGGACTGCTCCACCTCGGAGACGCGGTCCCGGGCCTTCGCGACGCAGTTCTTCCTGCAGAACCTCGGCCTCGGCGTCGGGGGTCTCATCGGCGGGCATCTCGTCGACACGTCGAGCGCCACGTCCTTCACCATGCTGTTCGCGATCGAGGCTGCGGTGTTCCTGCTGCTGGTGGTCGTGATGGCGACTCTGCGCCTGCCGCACGCGCCCCGCATCGAGGGCGCGCCGACCAGGTCCGCCAAAGGCAGCTGGAAGCAGCTGCTCGGCAACCGCGCCATGGTGCAGCTGTGCGTGCTGGGCTTCGTGTTGTTCTTCGCCTGCTACGGACAGTTCGAGTCCGGGCTGAGCGCTTACGGCGTCGAGGCCGCCCGCATCTCCCCCTCCGCGATGGGGACGGCTCTGGCCGCCAACACCGCGATGATCGTGGTGGCGCAGTTCGCCGTGCTGAAGTTCGTGGAGCGGCGGAGGCGGTCACGGGTGATCGCCGCGGTCGGGATCATCTGGTCCGTGGCGTGGATCGTGGCGGGCTACGCGGGCCTCGGGCATGGCAGCCGGGAGATGGCCACGGCCGCCTTCGTCTCGACGTACGCCTTGTTCGGGCTGGGCGAGGCGATGCTGTCGCCGACGGTGGCCCCCCTGGTCGCCGATCTGGCGCCGGAGGGAATGGCGGGCCAGTACAACTCCGCCTTCGCCTTGGTGAAGCAGCTCGCCCTGGCGGTGGGCCCGGCGGTCGGTGGCCCGATGGGTGCCTCCCTGCATGCGCCGTACATCGTGACGTTCCTGCTGTTCTCGCTGGGGATCACCTACCTGGCCGTCCGGCTGGGCAGGCAGCTGACCCCCGTACAGAACCAGCCGTCACTGCGGAAGAGCCGAGTGGTGGCCCAGGGTGGAGCGACGTCGAAGTCCGTGGCCGCCTAG
- a CDS encoding MarR family transcriptional regulator: protein MAETPGVPEPTLEEQIAAYQREFQDLDPQVEQIVSALSRLNRRMNVAYGRQTADLGISNAEWEVLKALVLSGAPYRMGPSELAKRLGLTPAAMTHRIDRMLAEGLVTRERDETNRVRVIVELTAEGREKWLEAMRLATVFEEDLLQDLSAEERNTLGDVLTRLLRRVEHAQPDAGGRLSDLD from the coding sequence ATGGCCGAGACTCCTGGCGTCCCCGAGCCGACGCTCGAAGAGCAGATCGCCGCCTACCAGCGCGAGTTCCAGGACCTCGACCCCCAGGTCGAGCAGATCGTCTCGGCGCTCTCCCGTCTGAACCGCCGCATGAACGTCGCTTACGGCCGTCAGACCGCAGATCTCGGCATCAGCAACGCCGAGTGGGAGGTCCTCAAGGCCCTCGTGCTCTCCGGTGCCCCCTATCGGATGGGTCCCAGCGAGCTCGCCAAGCGCCTCGGCCTCACGCCGGCCGCCATGACCCACCGCATCGACCGCATGCTTGCCGAGGGTCTGGTGACCCGGGAGCGGGACGAGACCAACCGCGTCCGCGTGATCGTGGAGCTGACCGCCGAAGGCCGCGAGAAGTGGCTGGAGGCGATGCGACTGGCCACGGTCTTCGAGGAGGACCTGCTCCAGGACCTGTCCGCCGAGGAGCGCAATACCCTCGGGGACGTCCTCACCCGGCTCCTGCGTAGGGTGGAGCACGCACAGCCGGACGCCGGTGGGCGGCTCAGTGACCTCGACTAA
- a CDS encoding GNAT family N-acetyltransferase, producing the protein MSYAIRAIRADEWPAVKELRLDSLRDPVAHLAFLETYEEAVARPDSFWEDRAAGAAEGETGAQHFVAEGSDGRWLGQLVVLLEEAGTTDWAGFPVERRQGHIVGVYVRPEARGGELTKALFSAGLEWAWGAGAERVRLIVHEENGRAQNLYRKVGFVPSGVRVPLPQAPGESELEFVLERD; encoded by the coding sequence ATGAGTTATGCGATCCGGGCCATACGTGCCGATGAGTGGCCCGCGGTAAAGGAGCTGAGGCTCGACTCGCTGCGGGATCCGGTGGCGCACCTGGCGTTTCTGGAGACCTACGAAGAGGCCGTCGCCCGCCCGGACTCCTTCTGGGAGGACAGGGCGGCCGGGGCCGCCGAAGGGGAGACCGGGGCACAGCACTTCGTCGCCGAGGGGTCGGACGGGCGGTGGCTCGGGCAGTTGGTCGTACTGCTGGAGGAGGCGGGGACCACGGACTGGGCCGGGTTTCCGGTCGAACGGCGGCAGGGGCACATCGTCGGGGTGTACGTACGGCCCGAGGCGCGTGGCGGCGAGCTGACCAAGGCGCTCTTCTCGGCGGGCCTGGAGTGGGCCTGGGGAGCGGGAGCCGAGCGGGTGCGGCTCATCGTGCACGAGGAGAACGGGCGGGCGCAGAACCTCTACCGCAAGGTGGGCTTCGTGCCCAGTGGGGTGCGGGTGCCGTTGCCGCAGGCTCCGGGGGAGTCCGAGCTGGAGTTCGTGCTGGAGCGCGACTGA
- a CDS encoding GNAT family N-acetyltransferase, with amino-acid sequence MRPDDWHLTEDIDDFLARAGEFLRSRPLPHIMPLTWTARLRARGAAAYGAEAAVFGWLERAGEVHGTFYRLSPSRGLSLTPLTAEQADALAARLVALGHSVPSVSADDATAAVFAEAWQRHTGATPSVRVRLCLHRLGTLVPPEPLPAGRSRAVGDRDLEQLMGLCRGFAADVGEAVTIDADSWAGTRFADKRYTFWEAPDGTPVSMAGANPMVAGLVQVDPVYTPAPLRGRGYAGAVTAEVSRAALAAGAEDVVLFTDAANPTSNALYRRLGYVPVVDWAAYDF; translated from the coding sequence ATGCGCCCGGACGACTGGCACCTCACCGAAGACATCGACGACTTTCTCGCTCGCGCCGGGGAGTTCCTGCGCTCACGTCCTCTCCCGCACATCATGCCGCTGACGTGGACCGCGAGACTGCGTGCGCGTGGGGCGGCCGCGTACGGTGCCGAGGCCGCCGTCTTCGGTTGGTTGGAGCGGGCCGGTGAGGTGCACGGCACCTTCTACCGCCTGTCGCCCAGCCGTGGTCTGAGCCTCACTCCTCTCACCGCCGAGCAGGCCGACGCTCTCGCCGCCCGTCTGGTCGCCCTCGGCCACTCCGTGCCGTCCGTCAGCGCGGACGACGCCACCGCCGCCGTGTTCGCCGAGGCCTGGCAGCGGCACACCGGGGCGACGCCGAGCGTGCGCGTCCGGCTCTGTCTGCACCGCCTTGGCACGCTCGTGCCGCCGGAGCCGCTTCCGGCGGGACGGAGCCGGGCCGTGGGGGACCGGGACCTCGAGCAACTCATGGGCCTGTGCCGCGGGTTCGCCGCGGACGTGGGGGAAGCCGTCACCATCGACGCCGACTCCTGGGCCGGCACCCGCTTCGCGGACAAGCGCTACACGTTCTGGGAGGCTCCGGACGGGACGCCCGTCTCCATGGCGGGCGCGAACCCCATGGTCGCCGGGCTGGTCCAGGTCGACCCTGTCTACACCCCGGCCCCTCTGCGCGGTCGCGGATACGCGGGTGCGGTGACGGCCGAGGTGAGCCGGGCCGCACTGGCCGCGGGCGCCGAGGATGTCGTGCTGTTCACGGACGCGGCCAACCCCACCAGCAACGCCCTCTACCGGCGCCTCGGGTACGTTCCGGTCGTCGACTGGGCTGCGTACGACTTCTGA
- a CDS encoding type IV secretory system conjugative DNA transfer family protein, with the protein MRPDDRRQGGQGGQGGVPDGLLVGILAFLLGMTLLVWTATGLAGLFAHGDWPKNVTFTRTPQAMRHLIGHPQDISGAWPDTPAGGLSGYGLVWGLFIGQLMILVVLTIFVMGTLARWRAVRARTRAEKLAARERRSQPEPVHEVPIPKPTPEPQPLPQPQPATAPLPSPPQPTEPLLATPTAAKLPTSLSKGERMAGWETPRPEGAVLYAPRESRHPTATQAIRDAEGPTLVVTSNPAIWQDTKDARAKLGPVHVYDPTHLCDTPARLHWSPTTGCETKETAKARAQALLAPVRPTAKIDQAVADVAETLLRSYLHAAAIDARTIRHVHRWCQGAQIQDAVRTLRTNPKAAPGSAGELEAALTAHPERRDIAQELTSRALSALFTVNIREACTPNRNDALALDSFVDEGGTLYVVGESIEDPRTNPGAMPLLTALTSSVVERGRRMAERSSSGRLDPPLTLVLDDVAAVAPLPQLRELLAAGADRGLPTLALLRSREQARTRWPDADLPA; encoded by the coding sequence GTGAGACCGGACGACCGCCGACAGGGCGGTCAGGGAGGCCAGGGAGGCGTCCCGGACGGGCTGTTGGTCGGCATACTCGCCTTCCTCCTCGGCATGACCCTGCTGGTCTGGACGGCGACGGGCCTCGCGGGCCTGTTCGCCCACGGCGACTGGCCCAAGAACGTCACCTTCACCCGCACCCCCCAGGCCATGCGCCACCTCATCGGCCACCCCCAGGACATCTCCGGCGCCTGGCCCGACACCCCCGCAGGCGGGCTCTCCGGCTACGGCCTGGTCTGGGGCCTGTTCATCGGCCAGTTGATGATCCTGGTCGTCCTGACGATCTTCGTGATGGGAACACTGGCCCGCTGGAGGGCGGTCCGGGCGAGGACGAGAGCGGAGAAACTGGCGGCACGGGAACGACGCTCGCAACCGGAACCGGTCCACGAGGTACCGATCCCGAAGCCGACGCCGGAGCCGCAGCCACTACCCCAGCCGCAACCGGCCACTGCGCCCCTCCCCAGCCCCCCGCAGCCCACCGAGCCGCTCCTCGCGACACCGACCGCCGCCAAGCTGCCCACTTCCCTGTCCAAGGGTGAACGGATGGCCGGGTGGGAGACACCTCGCCCCGAAGGCGCGGTGCTCTACGCCCCGAGAGAGTCCCGCCACCCCACCGCGACCCAGGCCATCAGGGACGCGGAAGGCCCCACCCTCGTCGTCACCTCGAACCCCGCGATCTGGCAGGACACCAAAGACGCCAGGGCCAAGCTGGGCCCGGTCCACGTCTACGACCCCACCCACCTCTGCGACACCCCGGCCCGTCTCCACTGGTCCCCCACCACAGGCTGCGAGACCAAGGAAACGGCCAAGGCAAGGGCACAGGCACTCCTCGCCCCCGTCCGCCCCACCGCAAAGATCGACCAGGCCGTGGCCGACGTGGCCGAAACGCTCCTGCGCAGCTACCTCCACGCCGCGGCCATAGACGCCCGCACCATCCGCCACGTCCACCGCTGGTGCCAGGGCGCCCAGATCCAGGACGCGGTGAGAACCCTCCGCACCAATCCCAAGGCGGCCCCCGGCTCCGCGGGCGAACTCGAAGCCGCTCTCACCGCGCACCCCGAACGGCGGGACATCGCCCAGGAGCTGACCAGCCGGGCCCTCTCCGCCCTCTTCACGGTCAACATCCGCGAGGCATGCACTCCCAACCGAAATGATGCCCTCGCCTTGGATTCCTTCGTCGACGAAGGGGGCACGCTTTATGTGGTGGGTGAATCCATCGAGGACCCCAGGACCAATCCGGGCGCGATGCCCCTTCTGACGGCCCTCACCTCAAGCGTGGTCGAGCGTGGCCGGCGCATGGCCGAACGGTCATCCTCCGGTCGCCTCGACCCACCACTGACGCTCGTCCTGGACGACGTCGCAGCGGTGGCTCCGCTTCCCCAGCTCCGGGAGCTGCTGGCCGCCGGGGCGGACCGGGGGCTACCGACCCTGGCCCTGCTCCGGTCCCGCGAACAGGCCCGCACCCGCTGGCCGGACGCGGACCTACCGGCCTAG
- a CDS encoding ATP-binding protein, which produces MRDPMSILTDAFTSFLFGKVETTRLPVRTSTGQAQAVYLPTAAPGLGDSGVIIGREVYSGKGYIYDPFQLYGQQLPAPHWLVLGESGNGKSALEKTYVLRQLRFRDRQVVVLDAQGEDGVGEWNLIAQELGITPIRLDPMAALDMGIRLNPLDPAITTTGQLALLRTIIEVAMGHGLDERSGFALKVAHAYVNETIVDRQPILTDIVEQLRHPEPESAEAMNVDIEDVRAWGLDVALVIDRLVDGDLRGMFDGPTTVGIDLDAPLIVFDLSHIDRNSIAMPILMAIVGVWLEHTWIRPDRKKRIFLVEEAWHIIASPFVAQLFQRLLKFGRRLGLSFVAVVHHLSDVVDGAAAKEAAAILKMASTRTIYAQKADEARATGRVLGLPRWAVEIIPSLTPGIAVWDVNGNVQVVKHLVTETERPLVFTDRAMTESSSDLNDDALRAAELEAEERAAAFVEQHLGDSESTVA; this is translated from the coding sequence ATGCGGGATCCGATGTCCATCCTCACCGACGCCTTCACGTCCTTCCTCTTCGGAAAGGTCGAGACGACCCGCCTGCCGGTCCGCACCTCCACCGGCCAGGCGCAGGCGGTCTACCTCCCGACCGCGGCGCCGGGCCTCGGCGACTCGGGCGTGATCATCGGCCGCGAGGTCTACTCCGGCAAGGGCTACATCTACGACCCCTTCCAGCTCTACGGCCAGCAGCTCCCGGCACCTCACTGGCTGGTCCTGGGCGAGTCCGGCAACGGCAAGTCGGCGCTCGAGAAGACGTATGTCCTACGGCAGTTGCGCTTCCGCGACCGCCAGGTCGTCGTCCTCGACGCCCAGGGCGAGGACGGCGTCGGTGAATGGAACCTGATCGCGCAGGAGTTGGGAATAACTCCCATCCGACTGGACCCGATGGCCGCCCTGGACATGGGGATCCGCCTCAACCCGCTCGACCCCGCGATCACGACGACCGGCCAGCTCGCCCTGCTCCGGACCATCATCGAGGTCGCGATGGGCCACGGCCTCGACGAACGCTCCGGCTTCGCCCTGAAGGTCGCGCACGCCTACGTCAACGAGACGATCGTCGACCGCCAGCCGATCCTCACGGACATCGTGGAGCAGCTACGGCACCCCGAGCCCGAGTCGGCCGAGGCGATGAACGTCGACATAGAGGACGTCCGCGCATGGGGGCTGGATGTCGCCCTGGTCATCGACCGCCTGGTCGACGGTGACCTGCGGGGCATGTTCGACGGCCCGACAACGGTCGGCATCGACCTGGACGCGCCGCTGATCGTCTTCGATTTGTCCCACATCGACCGCAACTCCATCGCCATGCCCATCCTCATGGCGATCGTCGGAGTTTGGCTGGAACACACCTGGATCCGCCCCGACCGCAAGAAGCGCATCTTCCTGGTCGAGGAGGCCTGGCACATCATCGCCAGCCCCTTCGTGGCCCAGCTCTTCCAGCGGCTCCTGAAGTTCGGCCGGCGGCTCGGCCTGTCCTTCGTCGCGGTCGTCCACCACCTGTCCGACGTCGTGGACGGAGCGGCGGCGAAGGAGGCCGCGGCGATCCTGAAGATGGCGTCGACGAGGACGATCTACGCCCAGAAGGCGGACGAGGCGCGTGCGACGGGCCGAGTCCTGGGCCTGCCCCGCTGGGCGGTCGAGATCATCCCCTCCCTCACCCCCGGCATCGCCGTCTGGGACGTCAACGGCAATGTCCAGGTGGTCAAACACCTGGTCACCGAGACCGAACGCCCCCTGGTCTTCACCGACCGCGCGATGACAGAGTCCTCCAGCGACCTCAACGACGACGCCCTGCGCGCCGCGGAGCTGGAGGCGGAGGAACGGGCGGCGGCCTTCGTGGAGCAGCACCTGGGCGACTCCGAGTCGACGGTGGCGTAG